A window of the Fusarium fujikuroi IMI 58289 draft genome, chromosome FFUJ_chr09 genome harbors these coding sequences:
- a CDS encoding related to SLY41 protein gives MEKFPDFIDTPLGESPSESPLNPPGWTNGAPPRPSDRWRPASKSDNGWSTAPRGHNRQKSLTDAIRTIRGRNGSVSQNAHEIADALRAPVSPKLIILCLLWYTSSALTNTSSKSILIAFDKPATLTLVQFAFVSSLCIFMAWLATIFPVLRTKITALKHPIRKPTRDVIRTTLPLAAFQIGGHLLSSTATSKIPVSLVHTIKGLSPLFTVLAYRIVYDIRYPKATYLSLIPLTFGVMLACSGKTTYGGELIGVIHALLATVIFVTQNIFSKKLFNEAAKAEAESPHSLPKKLDKLNLLCYSSGMAFLLTLPIWFWSEGFTLLMNFYHEGSIDLNEQPNSMDHGRLTLEFVFNGVFHFGQNILAFILLSMVSPVTYSVASLIKRVFVIVLALVWFRSPTTPLQGVGIALTFLGLYLYDRTKSGNKADQKAQSMQIKRSSILPTTNNGLRPTPIMESPQRTELNARSYPYHEGYFGRPSAAEDPKKSDDGVPRSRTPGTGNGGWLPPGTKQEDTWQPGDRVAGVA, from the exons ATGGAAAAGTTCCCCGACTTCATCGATACGCCCCTGGGCGAATCACCGTCAGAGAGCCCTTTGAATCCTCCTGGTTGGACAAACGGCGCACCTCCTCGTCCCTCAGATCGATGGCGACCCGCCTCGAAGTCAGATAATGGCTGGTCAACGGCTCCTCGAGGGCACAATCGACAAAAGAGCCTCACAGATGCTATTCGTACCATAAGAGGTCGCAATGGCAGTGTGAGCCAGAACGCCCACGAGATCGCCGATGCCCTTCGTGCCCCCGTCTCTCCGAAGCTTATT ATTCTGTGCCTGTTGTGGTACACTTCGTCTGCCCTTACCAACACCTCCTCCAAGTCCATTTTGATAGCTTTTGACAAGCCCGCTACCTTGACGCTGGTCCAATTCGCTTTCGTCTCCTCATTATGTATCTTCATGGCATGGCTTGCGACCATCTTCCCAGTCTTGCGAACCAAAATCACAGCTCTCAAGCACCCAATTCGAAAGCCAACTCGCGACGTTATCAGAACGACTCTGCCTTTAGCCGCATTCCAGATCGGTGGTCACCTTCTTAGTTCGACAGCTACCTCAAAGATCCCTGTGTCACTTGTCCATACCATCAAGGGTCTTTCACCCCTCTTTACCGTTCTCGCTTATAGGATTGTGTACGACATTCGGTACCCCAAGGCGACCTATCTGTCTCTGATCCCTCTCACGTTCGGTGTCATGTTGGCCTGCTCGGGCAAAACGACCTATGGTGGAGAGCTCATTGGTGTTATCCATGCTCTTTTGGCTACCGTCATCTTTGTTACCCAAAACATCTTCTCtaagaagctcttcaacgagGCTGCTAAAGCAGAGGCCGAGTCGCCCCATTCACTACCTAAGAAGTTGGACAAGCTCAACTTACTTTGCTACTCTTCTGGTATGGCTTTTCTTCTCACGTTGCCCATCTGGTTTTGGTCGGAAGGGTTCACTCTTCTCATGAACTTCTACCACGAGGGCTCGATAGACTTGAATGAGCAACCCAACTCGATGGACCATGGAAGACTCACGCTTGAGTTTGTCTTCAACGGTGTCTTCCATTTTGGCCAGAACATTCTCGCCTTCATCCTGCTCTCCATGGTATCCCCTGTTACCTATTCAGTAgccagtctcatcaagcGTGTGTTCGTCATTGTCTTGGCTCTGGTATGGTTCAGGAGTCCCACAACACCCCTGCAAGGTGTGGGCATTGCTCTCACCTTTCTGGGTCTGTACTTGTATGACCGAACAAAGTCTGGCAACAAGGCCGATCAAAAGGCTCAGTCGATGCAGATTAAGCGATCATCGATTCTCCCCACCACAAACAATGGATTGCGCCCAACGCCTATCATGGAATCCCCTCAAAGGACTGAGCTCAACGCCCGCTCTTATCCCTACCATGAGGGCTACTTTGGTCGGCCTTCTGCGGCAGAAGATCCAAAAAAGTCAGACGATGGTGTTCCTCGCAGCCGTACTCCTGGTACTGGTAATGGAGGCTGGCTCCCTCCAGGAACTAAACAGGAAGACACATGGCAGCCAGGCGATCGAGTTGCTGGCGTTGCATGA
- a CDS encoding related to origin recognition complex subunit 5, producing MASLFGLPDEVILAPLFESFPCREHQIRSLATLLHPNAAPCRNLVIHGATATGKSAITSQLVSDLVTSINSDDTSGGLQAAVVNSVQCITGRHLFERIVGQVAEALQWEEVPRRCETLAQLTVEMVKMVQYPKRDARWRFILVLDAIDRQRDAPATLLPALARLSEIIPCLTCVFIVTSPPAGFLRSPSSAHLHFPPYEKKEFVRILSLTPPKSIATCTQQETTDLWTRFCAAVYDSLTKSASRTLPSFKHSCHALWPRFTAPILAGTHLPKEFSKLLIAGRVHFQDESLLNPSIVSIRPKNNPLEAVGTRTTASATDLTNLLPTTARLLLLSAYLASHNATRHDLTLFSTYHHGRKRRRGGIVARGATRSKHRKIARKLLGAHAFVLERMMAIFAAVRNEWADGTAVGAAGLDADVAVAVSTLASLRLLTRVGGAGDVMDRGGKWRINVAWEVIRGIGRSIGVEVEEWLID from the exons ATGGCTTCACTGTTTGGTCTTCCAGACGAGGTCATATTAGCCCCCTTATTCGAGTCATTTCCTTGTCGAGAGCATCAAATCCGCTCCTTAGCAACGCTGCTGCAT CCCAATGCAGCTCCTTGTCGAAACCTCGTTATCCACGGTGCAACGGCTACAGGCAAATCCGCCATCACCTCTCAACTTGTCTCCGATCTCGTCACCAGTATTAATAGCGATGATACCTCAGGGGGTCTGCAAGCTGCTGTCGTTAACTCAGTACAATGCATCACAGGACGACATCTCTTCGAGCGCATAGTTGGTCAGGTTGCTGAGGCGCTGCAGTGGGAGGAAGTGCCTCGGCGATGCGAAACACTGGCGCAATTGACGgttgagatggtcaagatggTTCAGTATCCAAAGAGGGATGCGAGGTGGCGTTTTATCTTGGTGCTGGATGCCATTGATCGACAAAGAGATGCCCCGGCCACATTGTTACCGGCTCTGGCGAGGTTATCAGAAATT ATTCCATGTCTCACCTGCGTCTTCATAGTCACATCTCCGCCCGCTGGCTTCCTACGGTCACCTTCGTCAGCGCATCTTCATTTTCCTCCCTACGAAAAGAAGGAATTCGTTCGCATCCTCTCGCTCACGCCACCGAAATCAATTGCTACATGCACGCAGCAAGAAACCACCGATCTTTGGACTCGATTCTGCGCCGCCGTTTACGACTCCCTCACAAAATCAGCGTCTCGCACACTGCCATCGTTTAAGCACAGCTGTCATGCGCTTTGGCCGCGCTTCACAGCCCCCATTCTGGCGGGAACACATCTGCCGAAAGAGTTCTCGAAGCTGCTAATAGCAGGAAGAGTGCATTTCCAAGATGAGTCTTTGCTCAACCCAAGCATTGTCTCTATTCGCCCAAAAAACAACCCCCTTGAAGCCGTCGGAACCAGAACTACAGCCTCAGCAACCGATCTCACGAACCTCCTCCCTACGACAGCTCGTCTCCTGCTGCTATCAGCTTATCTCGCCTCCCACAATGCAACCCGTCATGATCTCACACTCTTCTCGACATATCATCATGGCCGCAAGCGCCGCCGAGGAGGTATCGTCGCTCGGGGAGCCACACGGAGCAAGCATCGCAAGATCGCCCGCAAACTCCTTGGCGCACACGCCTTTGTCCTCGAGCGCATGATGGCTATCTTTGCCGCTGTACGAAATGAATGGGCAGATGGCACTGCCGTAGGCGCAGCCGGCCTCGATGCAGATGTAGCCGTGGCTGTATCGACGCTTGCGAGCTTAAGACTGTTGACACGAGTAGGAGGCGCAGGAGATGTCATGGATCGAGGAGGCAAGTGGAGGATCAATGTTGCATGGGAGGTGATACGAGGAATAGGGAGAAGTATAGGCGTCGAAGTTGAAGAATGGCTAATAGATTAA
- a CDS encoding related to multidrug resistant protein, producing MKHVEVDDQLVSAATPAPIPEEDLKKSERDLEEGSTSVEFDDPPSDDPNAVNWDGPDDPANPQNWSTKKKTINVILVSSVTFVTPLASSIFAPSIDQVMREFHSTNEQLASFIVSVYLLGYCFGPLVIAPLSEMYGRLPLYHICNVLFVAFTVACAKAPNLGGLIAFRLLAGLAGSCPLTIGAGSLADMISKEKRGAAMSSWALGPLFGPVIGPIAGGYLSAAKGWRWSFWVVAIVAGAITIVAFIFMRETYAYALLEKKTKKLRKETGNTKLRSILDNRTTTEEVFRLAITRPTKMLLFAPIVSLLSFYMALVYGYLYLLFTAMPSLFEGEYHFSSGSVGLSYIGLGVGSLTGLVISGASIDRFAQYLTSKNGGEPKPEYRLPFMGGACFIVPAGLFMFGWSAENKDHWIVPIIGTSFLGCGMIIVFMCISVYLVDAYVQYAASAIAASTVLRSLVGALLPLAGRSMYKSLGYGWGTSLLGFIAAAAIPLPFVFYKYGERIRRKNLFDVKF from the exons ATGAAACACGTCGAAGTTGACGACCAGCTGGTCAGTGCTGCCACTCCAGCACCAATACCCGAAgaggatctcaagaagaGCGAAAGAGATCTTGAAGAGGGATCAACATCAGTCGAATTCGATGATCCTCCTTCCGACGACCCCAATGCTGTTAATTGGGACGGCCCTGACGACCCAGCCAACCCCCAGAATTGGtcaaccaagaagaagacaatcaatgtcatcctcgtctcATCGGTTACATTCGTCAC GCCACTTGCGTCTTCCATATTTGCACCAAGTATCGATCAAGTCATGAGGGAGTTCCACTCGACAAACGAGCAACTGGCATCGTTCATCGTCTCGGTATACCTTCTCGGCTACTGCTTTGGTCCCCTAGTCATCGCGCCCTTGTCTGAAATGTACGGCCGACTCCCGCTGTACCACATCTGCAATGTTCTCTTCGTCGCCTTCACTGTAGCCTGCGCCAAGGCCCCTAACCTGGGGGGACTTATTGCATTCCGACtccttgctggtcttgctggATCCTGCCCGCTGACAATCGGAGCTGGCTCGTTAGCTGATATGATCTCCAAGGAGAAGCGTGGAGCTGCCATGTCTTCGTGGGCTCTCGGACCTCTTTTTGGACCAGTGATTGGACCAATTG CTGGTGGATATCTTTCGGCAGCGAAGGGCTGGCGATGGTCTTTCTGGGTTGTTGCTATTGTT GCTGGTGCTATCACGATTGTTGCTTTCATTTTTATGAGAGAAACATATGCGTAcgctcttcttgagaagaagaccaagaagctgcGCAAAGAAACAGGGAACACTAAGCTTCGGTCAATCCTTGACAATCGAACGACCACGGAGGAAGTCTTCCGTCTGGCCATTACGAGGCCTACTAAGATGCTTCTCTTCGCGCCCATCGTGTCGCTACTATCATTTTACATGGCTCTGGTGTACGGGTATCTCTACCTCCTCTTCACAGCCATGCCATCACTCTTTGAAGGAGAATATCATTTCTCCAGCGGATCAGTTGGCCTGTCGTATATTGGTCTCGGAGTTGGCTCCTTGACAGGCCTTGTCATTTCTGGAGCATCAATAGACCGCTTTGCTCAGTATCTTACTAGCAAGAATGGTGGAGAGCCCAAGCCAGAGTATCGACTTCCGTTCATGGGGGGAGCCTGCTTCATCGTTCCGGCTGGATTATTTATGTTCGGATGGTCTGCTGAGAATAAAGACCACTGGATTGTGCCAATAATCGGTACTTCGTTCTTGGGATGTGGCATGATCATCGTATTT ATGTGCATCTCAGTCTATCTGGTTGATGCCTACGTTCAGTATGCTGCGTCTGCCATTGCTGCAAGCACTGTACTTCGTTCGCTGGTTGGAGCATTATTACCTCTTGCAGGACGAAGTATGTACAAGAGCCTAGGTTATGGATGGGGAACCTCACTGCTAGGCTTCattgcagctgcagcaatcCCATTGCCGTTTGTATTCTACAAGTACGGCGAAAGGATTCGAAGAAAGAACTTGTTTGACGTCAAGTTCTAG
- a CDS encoding probable H+-transporting ATP synthase beta chain, translated as MFKSGMSSFARAARPAVLPRRALRPSALRLPISSRWASTASVGTGKIHQVIGAVVDVKFDTQKLPAILNSLETENNGQKLVLEVSQHLGENVVRCIAMDGTEGLVRGASAQDTGAPITIPVGPATLGRIMNVTGDPIDERGPIKTDKRLPIHTEAPEFVEQSTSAEVLVTGIKVVDLLAPYARGGKIGLFGGAGVGKTVFIQELINNIAKAHGGYSVFTGVGERTREGNDLYHEMQETSVIQLDGESKVALVFGQMNEPPGARARVALTGLTVAEYFRDEEGQDVLLFIDNIFRFTQAGSEVSALLGRIPSAVGYQPTLAVDMGGMQERITTTTKGSITSVQAVYVPADDLTDPAPATTFAHLDATTVLSRGISELGIYPAVDPLDSKSRMLDPRVVGQEHYDVATRVQQILQEYKSLQDIIAILGMDELSEADKLTVERARKIQRFLSQPFTVAQVFTGIEGKLVDLKETINSFKAILNGEGDNLPEGAFYMVGDFASAKTKGEKILAELEGQ; from the exons ATGTTCAAGAG CGGCATGTCCTCCTTCGCCCGCGCGGCTCGCCCGGCCGTCCTCCCTCGACGTGCCCTCCGACCTTCAGCTCTCCGACTCCCCATTTCCAGCCGATGGGCGAGCACTGCCAGCGTCGGCACCGGCAAGATTCACCAG GTCATCGGTGCCGTCGTCGACG TCAAGTTTGATACTCAGAAGCTCCCCGCCATTCTCAACTCTCTTGAGACTGAGAACAATGGCCAGAAGCTCGTTCTTGAGGTTTCC CAACACCTGGGAGAGAACGTCGTCCGCTGCATTGCTATGGACG GTACTGAGGGTCTCGTCCGAGGTGCTTCCGCCCAGGACACTGGTGCTCCCATCACCATTCCTGTTGGTCCCGCAACTCTTGGCCGTATCATGAACGTCACTGGTGACCCCATTGACGAGCGCGGTCCCATAAAGACTGACAAGCGCCTTCCTATCCACACCGAAGCCCCCGAATTCGTCGAGCAGTCCACCTCCGCTGAGGTTCTTGTCACTGGTATCAAGGTcgtcgatcttcttgctccctaCGCCCGTGGTGGAAAGATTGGTCTGTtcggtggtgctggtgtcgGCAAGACTGTGTTCATTcaggagctcatcaacaacatcgccaagGCCCACGGTGGTTACTCTGTCTTCACTGGTGTCGGTGAGCGAACCCGTGAGGGTAACGATCTGTACCACGAAATGCAGGAGACTTCCGTTATTCAGCTTGATGGCGAGTCCAAGGTTGCCCTGGTTTTCGGTCAGATGAACGAGCCCCCTGGAGCTCGTGCCCGTGTCGCCCTTACCGG TTTGACTGTTGCTGAGTACTTCAGAGACGAGGAGGGTCAGGACGTGCTGCTTTTCATTGACAACATTTTCCGATTCACTCAGGCCGGTTCCGAGGTGTCTGCCCTTCTCGGTCGTATCCCCTCTGCCGTCGGTTACCAGCCCACTCTGGCCGTCGACATGGGTGGTATGCAGGAGCGTattaccaccaccaccaagggTTCCATTACCTCAGTCCAGGCCGTCTACGTCCCTGCTGATGATTTGACTGATCCTGCCCCTGCCACCACTTTCGCTCATTTGGACGCCACCACTGTCTTGTCTCGTGGTATCTCTGAGCTGGGTATCTACCCCGCTGTCGACCCTCTCGATTCCAAGTCCCGTATGTTGGACCCCCGAGTTGTTGGTCAAGAGCACTACGACGTCGCCACCCGTGTCCAGCAGATCCTCCAGGAGTACAAGTCTCTCCAGGATATCATTGCCATTCTGGGTATGGATGAGTTGTCTGAGGCTGACAAGCTTACTGTCGAGCGTGCCCGCAAGATTCAGCGTTTCCTGAGCCAGCCTTTCACTGTTGCCCAAGTTTTCACTGGTATCGAGGGTAAGCTCGTCGACCTGAAGGAGACTATCAACTCCTTCAAGGCCATCCTTAACGGTGAAGGTGACAACCTTCCTGAGGGTGCCTTCTACATGGTTGGTGACTTCGCCTccgccaagaccaagggtgagaagattcttgctgagcttgagggTCAGTAG